Proteins encoded within one genomic window of Haladaptatus sp. QDMS2:
- a CDS encoding undecaprenyl diphosphate synthase family protein, producing the protein MGLYDRYLAMRIRRHDAAVPERVAVVLTERDLLERGAYRTLESFLEWAFELGAERVMVYISVLDPAAVPSLRRAFTQVESPRPLAVRSRDDTERADTPVQVSIGLGGKHEFAKAVRAASEDVAAGTLDPEDIDEAVIEDHLVFPTDPDLVVKTGAERLSDFMIWQSVYSELYFTDVNWRDFRRRDYLRAVLDYQNRQRRFGR; encoded by the coding sequence ATGGGTCTCTACGACCGGTACCTCGCCATGCGCATCCGCCGCCACGACGCGGCCGTCCCCGAACGGGTGGCCGTCGTCCTCACGGAGCGCGACCTCTTAGAGCGCGGGGCCTACCGGACGCTCGAATCGTTCCTCGAGTGGGCGTTCGAACTCGGCGCAGAGCGCGTCATGGTCTACATCAGCGTGCTCGACCCCGCCGCGGTGCCGTCGCTCCGGCGTGCCTTCACGCAGGTCGAAAGTCCGCGCCCGCTCGCGGTTCGGAGTCGTGACGACACGGAACGTGCCGACACGCCGGTGCAGGTGAGCATCGGGCTTGGTGGCAAACACGAGTTCGCGAAGGCCGTCCGCGCCGCGAGCGAGGACGTGGCCGCGGGAACGCTCGACCCCGAAGACATCGACGAGGCGGTCATCGAAGACCACCTCGTCTTCCCGACCGACCCCGACCTCGTCGTTAAAACCGGGGCCGAACGGCTCTCTGATTTCATGATCTGGCAATCGGTCTACTCGGAACTCTACTTCACGGATGTAAACTGGCGAGACTTCCGCCGCCGAGACTACCTGCGTGCGGTACTCGATTACCAGAATCGCCAGCGGCGATTCGGACGATAG
- the dnaG gene encoding DNA primase DnaG: MEDSAKYLIHADITADGVVERSDVVGAIFGQTEGLLGDDLDLRDLQNSSKVGRIDVSIDSERGNSFGNITIASSLDKVETAILAAALETIDRVGPCRSTVEVANIEDVRAAKRRRVVDRAKDLIVSAFDDSVLSSEELIEEVRRSIRVEDITEYEGLPAGPRVEDSDAIIVVEGRADVLTLLKYGIKNAIAVEGTNVPEAVAKLTKRKTVTAFLDGDRGGELILKELSQVGDLDFVAFAPSGLSVEDLDRHEVMAALREKVPYDEVTNAAAAREAIAATDGSARPAPPEAGGTVLEEPDVAVESDAEADESEQEASEDVAETDETSDGEASDDADEPRPEPETLLGHVKAVIGDETGLVRLLDDDFKSVSDAPAANAFDLLKDADVPPHAVVLDGELGQKVLDVAAQRGVEQIVTKSEGEFVKKPAAVRIRTADQLLA, from the coding sequence ATGGAGGATTCAGCAAAATACCTCATTCACGCAGACATCACCGCCGACGGGGTGGTCGAACGGAGTGACGTCGTCGGGGCCATCTTCGGCCAGACCGAGGGACTCCTCGGCGACGATTTAGACCTCCGCGACCTCCAGAACTCATCGAAGGTCGGTCGGATAGACGTCAGTATCGACTCAGAACGGGGCAACTCGTTCGGCAACATCACCATCGCGAGCAGTCTCGACAAGGTGGAGACGGCCATCCTCGCCGCGGCGCTCGAAACCATCGACCGTGTCGGCCCGTGTCGTTCGACCGTCGAGGTGGCGAACATCGAAGACGTTCGCGCCGCGAAACGCCGCCGCGTCGTCGACCGTGCGAAGGACCTCATCGTGAGTGCCTTCGACGACAGCGTCCTCTCCAGTGAGGAACTGATAGAGGAAGTCCGCCGGTCGATTCGCGTCGAGGACATCACCGAGTACGAGGGCCTCCCTGCTGGCCCACGAGTCGAAGACAGCGACGCCATCATCGTCGTCGAGGGCCGCGCAGACGTGCTCACGCTGCTTAAATACGGCATCAAGAACGCCATCGCCGTCGAGGGGACGAACGTCCCCGAGGCGGTTGCAAAACTCACGAAGCGAAAGACGGTCACGGCCTTCTTGGACGGCGACCGCGGGGGCGAACTCATCCTGAAGGAACTGTCCCAGGTCGGCGACCTGGATTTCGTCGCGTTCGCGCCCTCCGGCCTCTCGGTCGAGGATTTGGACCGCCACGAGGTCATGGCCGCACTCCGCGAGAAGGTTCCCTACGACGAGGTGACGAACGCGGCGGCCGCCCGCGAGGCCATTGCCGCAACCGACGGAAGCGCCCGTCCCGCACCACCCGAGGCAGGCGGAACAGTTCTCGAAGAACCGGACGTCGCCGTCGAATCGGACGCCGAGGCGGACGAGTCGGAACAGGAAGCCTCCGAAGACGTCGCCGAAACTGACGAGACAAGCGACGGCGAGGCGAGCGACGACGCGGACGAACCGCGCCCCGAACCGGAGACACTGCTCGGTCACGTCAAAGCCGTCATCGGCGACGAGACGGGGCTCGTGCGCTTGCTTGACGACGACTTCAAATCGGTGTCCGACGCCCCCGCGGCGAACGCCTTTGACCTGCTCAAGGACGCAGACGTGCCGCCACACGCGGTCGTTCTGGACGGCGAACTCGGCCAGAAAGTGCTCGACGTGGCCGCCCAGCGCGGCGTCGAGCAAATCGTCACAAAAAGTGAAGGCGAGTTCGTGAAGAAACCGGCGGCCGTGCGGATTCGAACCGCAGACCAGTTACTCGCCTGA
- a CDS encoding Lrp/AsnC family transcriptional regulator yields MTEADLSPTDRAIVNAFQGGFPVTERPFEPAAAALRERGIDISAGELLSRVQTLDEQGVLTRFGALINAEAIGGTATLVAMHAPPERYDEVAEQVNTFREVAHNYEREHPHLNMWFVVSVGHPDRVDEVLGEIEETTGQRTYNLPKQQEFRVEAKFLLDGPISEGDVDLSHLGPDVTPTERTTLTPAERDLVLEIQGGLPITATPYADVAAAIGQETEWVVATIKRFNVEGKVRRVGVIPNHYALGYTENGMTVWNVPDELLDEVGPAIASLDFVTHCYERPRHEGIWPYNFFAMTHGRTEAESQEHIEMVKERMHEYWDVGDDDWDTLFSTRILKKTGIRMTERANANTE; encoded by the coding sequence ATGACAGAGGCGGACCTGAGTCCGACTGACCGCGCCATCGTCAACGCCTTCCAGGGCGGTTTCCCGGTGACTGAACGGCCCTTCGAACCGGCCGCCGCGGCCCTCCGGGAGCGCGGTATCGACATTTCTGCTGGCGAACTTCTCTCTCGTGTTCAGACGCTCGACGAGCAAGGGGTCCTCACCCGGTTCGGGGCGCTCATCAACGCCGAAGCCATCGGTGGGACGGCCACGCTCGTCGCGATGCACGCGCCGCCCGAACGGTACGACGAGGTGGCAGAGCAAGTCAATACCTTCCGCGAAGTCGCCCACAACTACGAGCGTGAGCACCCCCATCTCAACATGTGGTTCGTCGTCTCCGTGGGCCATCCGGACCGCGTCGACGAGGTACTCGGCGAAATCGAGGAGACGACCGGGCAGCGAACGTACAACCTCCCGAAACAGCAGGAGTTCCGCGTCGAAGCCAAATTCCTCCTCGACGGTCCCATCTCGGAGGGTGACGTGGACCTCTCGCATCTCGGTCCCGACGTGACACCGACCGAGCGCACTACCCTCACGCCCGCGGAGCGCGACCTCGTGCTCGAAATCCAGGGTGGATTGCCCATCACCGCCACGCCCTACGCCGACGTCGCCGCCGCGATTGGGCAGGAGACGGAGTGGGTCGTCGCCACCATCAAGCGGTTCAACGTCGAAGGAAAGGTCCGTCGGGTGGGCGTCATCCCGAACCACTACGCCCTCGGCTACACCGAGAATGGGATGACCGTCTGGAACGTCCCCGACGAGTTGCTGGACGAGGTCGGGCCGGCCATCGCGAGCCTCGATTTCGTCACTCACTGCTACGAACGGCCCCGCCACGAGGGGATCTGGCCGTACAACTTCTTCGCGATGACCCACGGTCGAACCGAGGCCGAGAGTCAGGAACACATCGAAATGGTCAAAGAACGCATGCACGAGTACTGGGACGTCGGCGACGACGACTGGGATACCCTGTTCTCGACCCGCATTCTGAAGAAGACGGGCATCCGCATGACGGAACGCGCAAACGCAAACACCGAATGA
- a CDS encoding DUF5778 family protein yields MSDVLDEDLYQRTKALLEPGDIELNGAVVHTGLTSAADIEMHQATLDVGDIIAKYAGHEGDTYVYSGNDNPKFSSNQHQGLTIDGDEFVWECQQLLRNGTFHIVIYYEAAHDHEAILDEIRDLGFEVTGVQG; encoded by the coding sequence ATGAGCGACGTACTCGACGAGGACCTCTACCAACGCACGAAGGCACTGCTCGAACCGGGCGACATCGAACTTAACGGTGCGGTCGTCCACACGGGGCTCACCAGCGCAGCAGATATCGAGATGCACCAGGCGACCCTCGACGTCGGCGACATCATCGCGAAATATGCCGGCCACGAGGGCGACACCTACGTTTACTCGGGCAATGATAACCCGAAGTTCTCCTCGAACCAGCACCAGGGGCTGACCATCGACGGCGACGAGTTCGTCTGGGAGTGCCAGCAACTGCTTCGCAACGGCACCTTCCACATCGTCATCTACTACGAGGCGGCCCACGACCACGAGGCTATTCTCGACGAGATCCGCGACCTCGGCTTCGAGGTTACGGGCGTTCAGGGCTGA
- the uppS gene encoding polyprenyl diphosphate synthase, producing MRTWVRTQLQRTYERLLLREISGAPTHVAVIQDGNRRYASEHGEEANDGHRQGAKTTENLLYWCDDLGIEELTLYAFSTENFNRPPEQREYLFDLICEKLTEFADADRVHEGEVRIRAIGQLEMLPPRVQEAIEYAHERTKDYDRLRLNIALAYGGRAELLEACRGVARSVHSGTLAPADITVETLEERIYDGPARDVDLIIRTGGDERTSNFLPWHANGNEAAVFFCTPYWPEFSKIDFLRSIRTYEAREASWRRTRAQRAVALVKSFGGTELDEAKRIIDRFRDQLPSGELEGMDVDDGRETQAD from the coding sequence ATGCGAACGTGGGTCCGGACCCAACTCCAGCGGACGTACGAGCGACTGCTGTTACGCGAAATCTCGGGTGCGCCGACGCACGTCGCCGTGATTCAAGACGGCAACCGACGCTACGCCTCAGAACACGGCGAGGAAGCGAACGACGGCCACCGGCAGGGGGCGAAGACCACCGAGAACCTACTTTACTGGTGTGACGACCTCGGCATCGAGGAGCTCACCCTGTACGCCTTTTCGACAGAGAATTTCAACCGACCGCCAGAGCAACGCGAGTACCTCTTCGACCTCATCTGCGAGAAACTCACCGAGTTCGCCGACGCAGACCGCGTCCACGAGGGCGAGGTGCGCATCCGCGCTATCGGCCAACTCGAGATGCTCCCCCCACGTGTTCAGGAGGCCATCGAATACGCCCACGAGCGGACGAAAGACTACGACCGCCTCCGCCTGAACATCGCGCTCGCCTACGGCGGCCGGGCGGAGCTCCTCGAAGCCTGCCGCGGCGTGGCGCGGTCGGTCCACTCAGGAACCCTCGCGCCGGCGGACATCACGGTCGAAACCCTGGAAGAGCGCATCTACGACGGTCCCGCCCGTGACGTGGACCTCATCATCCGCACGGGCGGCGACGAGCGCACGAGCAACTTCTTGCCCTGGCACGCAAACGGCAACGAGGCGGCCGTGTTCTTCTGTACGCCCTACTGGCCGGAGTTCTCGAAAATCGACTTCTTGCGCTCGATTCGCACCTACGAGGCCCGCGAAGCGAGTTGGCGACGCACCCGCGCCCAGCGCGCCGTCGCGCTCGTCAAGTCATTCGGCGGGACGGAGTTAGACGAAGCAAAGCGCATCATCGACCGTTTTCGCGACCAGTTACCGAGTGGCGAACTGGAGGGCATGGACGTAGACGACGGTCGCGAGACGCAGGCCGACTGA
- a CDS encoding cold-shock protein, which translates to MAKGTVDFFNDTGGYGFIKSDDSDEDVFFHMEDVGGPDLEEGQEVEFEIEQADKGPRAKNLERL; encoded by the coding sequence ATGGCAAAAGGTACGGTTGACTTTTTCAACGATACCGGCGGTTACGGTTTCATCAAGTCTGACGACTCTGATGAAGACGTGTTCTTCCACATGGAAGACGTAGGAGGTCCTGACCTAGAAGAGGGTCAGGAAGTCGAATTCGAAATCGAGCAGGCGGACAAAGGTCCCCGAGCGAAGAACCTGGAGCGGCTCTGA
- a CDS encoding DUF92 domain-containing protein: MTSTVRRAGAFALVGMLSLSAPVLGRAAAIPFVAVAVLALFVVDEGPLFELFARPGDHQDKRLYGLAAFSLAAAGLAILASIFQLPVSVFISSVQILAFGNLAQELVRQGSDEPFLATVGFSTGGFLAGVASMLALSIVNIAPTSLPLAAFLAASGALLGALLREVLFERDDPLVMLTIGFLLWLFVDLGIEVSSQQVLLALVITVILGYVSYALQTASIPGMLTGVLLSLLTIVLGGYGWFAMLIAFFGLGGLSTKFRYAEKQQRGIAEDNDGARGSGNVLANAAVAIAAVVGYTASSALTTLDPELFLYAFAGSLAAAMSDTLSSEIGGLYDTPRLITTLEPVPAGTDGGVTWQGEVAGVGGAALIAVIALLLFETVGTLGAGIVVFAGVAGMTVDSLLGATLEGTRLTNQGVNFLATLAAALVGVGLALATGLVGL; the protein is encoded by the coding sequence GTGACTTCGACCGTCCGGCGGGCCGGCGCATTCGCACTCGTTGGAATGCTTTCGCTCTCCGCGCCGGTTCTGGGACGGGCCGCGGCGATTCCGTTCGTCGCCGTCGCCGTCCTCGCGCTGTTCGTCGTAGACGAGGGGCCGCTGTTCGAGTTGTTCGCCAGACCGGGCGACCACCAGGACAAGCGTCTCTACGGGCTCGCGGCCTTCTCGCTCGCGGCCGCCGGTCTCGCCATCCTCGCGTCCATCTTCCAGCTTCCCGTCTCCGTGTTCATCTCGAGCGTGCAGATTCTCGCCTTCGGCAACCTCGCCCAGGAGCTCGTCCGCCAGGGGAGCGACGAGCCGTTTCTCGCGACCGTTGGCTTCTCGACGGGTGGCTTCCTCGCTGGCGTGGCGAGCATGCTCGCCCTTTCTATAGTGAACATCGCACCCACGTCTCTCCCGCTGGCCGCGTTCCTCGCCGCGAGCGGAGCGCTGCTCGGAGCGCTCCTGCGGGAGGTCCTCTTCGAGCGCGACGACCCGCTCGTGATGCTCACCATCGGCTTCCTGCTCTGGCTGTTCGTCGACCTCGGCATCGAGGTATCGAGCCAGCAGGTGCTCCTCGCGCTCGTCATCACGGTCATCCTCGGCTACGTCTCCTACGCCCTCCAGACCGCATCCATCCCGGGAATGCTCACCGGCGTGCTCCTCAGCCTCCTCACCATCGTCCTCGGCGGCTACGGCTGGTTCGCCATGCTGATCGCCTTCTTCGGCCTCGGCGGCCTCTCGACGAAGTTCCGCTACGCCGAAAAACAACAGCGCGGCATCGCAGAGGACAACGACGGCGCGCGCGGCAGCGGGAACGTCCTCGCGAACGCTGCGGTGGCCATCGCCGCCGTCGTCGGCTACACGGCGAGTTCTGCGCTCACGACGCTCGACCCGGAACTGTTCCTCTACGCGTTCGCGGGGTCGCTTGCCGCCGCGATGAGCGACACCCTCTCCAGTGAAATCGGTGGCCTCTACGACACGCCACGGCTCATCACGACGCTCGAACCCGTCCCCGCCGGTACCGACGGCGGCGTGACGTGGCAGGGGGAAGTCGCCGGCGTTGGCGGGGCCGCGCTCATCGCCGTCATCGCCCTGTTGCTGTTCGAAACCGTCGGCACGCTCGGCGCTGGCATCGTCGTCTTCGCGGGCGTGGCGGGCATGACCGTCGATAGCCTGCTCGGGGCGACGCTCGAGGGCACCCGCCTCACGAATCAGGGCGTGAATTTCCTCGCGACGCTCGCCGCCGCCCTCGTCGGCGTTGGCCTCGCCCTCGCAACCGGCCTGGTCGGGCTATGA
- a CDS encoding cold-shock protein — MAKGKVDFFNDTGGYGFIKTDESDDDVFFHMEDVGGPDLEEGTEVEFDIVQADKGPRAKNVKRL, encoded by the coding sequence ATGGCGAAAGGGAAAGTCGACTTCTTCAACGACACCGGCGGCTACGGTTTCATCAAGACCGACGAGTCCGACGACGACGTGTTCTTCCACATGGAAGACGTCGGCGGTCCTGACTTAGAAGAAGGGACCGAAGTCGAGTTCGATATCGTGCAGGCGGACAAGGGTCCGCGTGCGAAGAACGTAAAGCGGCTGTAA
- a CDS encoding cold-shock protein codes for MAKGTVDFFNDTGGYGFIKTEDSDDDVFFHMEDIGGPDLEEGQEVEFEIVQADKGPRAKNLERL; via the coding sequence ATGGCGAAAGGTACGGTTGATTTCTTCAACGATACTGGCGGCTACGGTTTCATCAAGACAGAAGACTCCGACGACGACGTGTTCTTCCACATGGAAGACATCGGCGGCCCCGACCTCGAGGAGGGGCAGGAAGTCGAATTCGAGATTGTGCAGGCCGACAAAGGCCCACGCGCGAAAAACCTGGAGCGCCTGTAA
- a CDS encoding DUF3311 domain-containing protein — MPGTWKYILWIAVALVLVALSVPWFLWGDSRVAFGLPLWIWWHVGWMFVTAGAFYVFAQRAWGLGVEGVTSG; from the coding sequence ATGCCCGGTACATGGAAGTACATTCTCTGGATTGCCGTGGCGCTCGTGCTGGTGGCGCTCTCGGTTCCGTGGTTCCTCTGGGGGGACTCGCGGGTCGCGTTTGGCTTGCCACTCTGGATATGGTGGCACGTCGGCTGGATGTTCGTGACCGCAGGCGCGTTCTACGTCTTCGCCCAGCGGGCGTGGGGCCTCGGCGTCGAGGGGGTCACCAGTGGCTGA
- a CDS encoding tRNA-binding protein, with the protein MGIEEADIDPEQFLSDVEMRIGEVVDVAPFPEARKDVYKLRVDFGGTVRQSAAGLTENYDPDDLLGKQVVAVVNLGTVNIAGFESQCLVTGVDDESGTVVHLRPEREVPNGTRVY; encoded by the coding sequence ATGGGTATCGAAGAAGCCGACATCGACCCCGAACAGTTTCTCTCAGACGTAGAGATGCGAATCGGCGAAGTCGTGGACGTCGCGCCGTTTCCGGAGGCCAGAAAGGACGTGTACAAACTCCGCGTCGATTTCGGTGGGACCGTCCGCCAATCCGCAGCCGGCCTGACCGAGAACTACGACCCTGACGACCTGCTCGGCAAGCAAGTGGTCGCCGTGGTCAATCTCGGAACCGTCAACATTGCCGGGTTCGAGAGTCAGTGTCTCGTCACCGGCGTAGACGACGAGTCGGGCACCGTCGTCCACCTGCGACCCGAACGCGAGGTGCCGAACGGAACCCGCGTGTATTGA
- a CDS encoding sodium:solute symporter has translation MADVALQLGIIGGYLLLTLIIGLVAYRLTDRTAEDYYLASRTFGTVVLLFTTFATLLSAFTFFGGPNISFSAGPEWILVMGVMDGVLFGILWYVVGYKQWVVGKAHGYVTLGEMLGHRFGSKSLRILVAAISIFWLFPYVMLQQMGAGSALVALSDGAIPYWVGAGGITLFMIAYVVASGMRGVAWTDTLQGAFMLVMVWAAVLWILSSLGGPSAATAQMGAARPDFLSLGGGLYSPQYIIGTAVSIAFGVTMFPQVNQRFFVAGSKKVLKRTFALWPLLVVLLFVPAFMLGSWAAGLNLTVPENGNVLSVLLRDTTPAWFAALVIAGAMAAMMSSSDSMLLSGSSYLTRDIYRQVVSSARREDTVARIGVAVFAIVSFVASLFAPGTLIEIGATAFGGFAQLALPVIVALYWARTTKWGMLAGIIGAQGFYLFSVFLVQVPRTIMTWDSSLYGMAIGLILTVGISLVTAPAASENRAVYFEEVRAD, from the coding sequence GTGGCTGACGTCGCCCTGCAACTCGGTATCATCGGCGGCTACCTGCTGCTCACGCTCATCATCGGGCTCGTCGCCTACCGCCTCACGGACAGGACGGCCGAAGATTACTACCTCGCGAGCAGGACGTTTGGCACCGTCGTTCTCCTGTTTACGACGTTCGCGACACTCCTCTCTGCGTTCACCTTCTTCGGCGGCCCGAACATCTCCTTTAGCGCCGGCCCCGAGTGGATTCTGGTCATGGGGGTGATGGACGGCGTCCTGTTCGGGATTCTCTGGTACGTCGTCGGCTACAAACAGTGGGTCGTCGGAAAGGCCCACGGCTACGTGACACTCGGGGAGATGCTCGGCCATCGCTTTGGCTCGAAATCGCTCCGCATTCTCGTCGCCGCAATCAGCATCTTCTGGCTGTTCCCCTACGTGATGCTCCAGCAGATGGGTGCGGGCTCCGCCCTCGTCGCCCTGAGCGATGGGGCGATTCCCTACTGGGTCGGTGCCGGCGGCATCACGCTGTTCATGATCGCCTACGTCGTCGCCTCCGGAATGCGCGGCGTCGCGTGGACCGACACCCTCCAGGGTGCGTTCATGCTGGTCATGGTTTGGGCGGCTGTCCTCTGGATTCTCAGTTCGCTCGGTGGCCCGAGTGCCGCTACCGCGCAGATGGGCGCGGCACGGCCAGACTTTCTCTCACTCGGCGGGGGTCTCTACTCACCCCAGTACATCATCGGCACCGCCGTGAGCATCGCCTTCGGCGTGACGATGTTCCCGCAGGTGAACCAGCGATTCTTCGTCGCCGGGTCGAAGAAAGTCCTGAAGCGCACGTTCGCGCTCTGGCCGCTGCTCGTCGTCCTGCTGTTCGTCCCCGCGTTCATGCTCGGGTCGTGGGCGGCGGGCCTGAACCTCACCGTGCCCGAAAACGGCAACGTCCTCTCGGTGCTCCTGCGTGATACGACGCCCGCGTGGTTCGCGGCGCTCGTCATCGCCGGGGCAATGGCCGCGATGATGAGTTCCTCTGACTCCATGCTCCTCTCGGGGTCGTCGTACCTCACCCGGGACATCTACCGACAGGTGGTCAGCAGCGCCCGTCGCGAGGACACGGTCGCACGGATCGGCGTCGCCGTGTTCGCCATCGTCTCGTTCGTCGCGAGTCTCTTCGCACCCGGAACGCTCATCGAAATCGGCGCAACTGCATTCGGCGGCTTCGCTCAACTCGCACTCCCGGTCATCGTCGCGCTCTACTGGGCGCGAACGACCAAATGGGGGATGCTCGCGGGAATCATCGGTGCACAGGGATTTTATCTGTTCTCGGTGTTCCTCGTGCAGGTTCCCCGAACGATAATGACCTGGGACTCGTCACTGTACGGTATGGCGATTGGCCTCATCCTGACGGTCGGCATCTCGCTCGTCACGGCCCCCGCGGCGAGCGAAAATCGAGCAGTCTACTTCGAGGAGGTTCGCGCTGACTGA
- a CDS encoding N-acetyltransferase has product MIREATKSDLPTLRAIQQASLDEPWPDLLSTADAGGPLILVAEDPAPVGYAVAISSSEATYLAELAVEPTARRNGYGTALLVAVLDRTNGRLELTVQEFDEGARKFYDSHSFAVEERLEDYYKSGDGLLLVRDSGE; this is encoded by the coding sequence ATGATTCGTGAGGCGACGAAGAGTGACCTGCCCACGCTGCGAGCGATTCAGCAAGCGTCGCTCGACGAACCCTGGCCGGACCTGCTCTCGACTGCCGACGCAGGCGGTCCGCTCATTCTCGTCGCGGAAGACCCAGCACCCGTCGGCTACGCCGTGGCGATATCGAGCTCGGAGGCGACGTATCTGGCGGAACTGGCTGTCGAACCAACGGCGCGACGAAACGGCTACGGAACCGCTTTACTCGTTGCTGTTCTCGACCGGACGAATGGCCGGCTCGAACTGACGGTTCAGGAATTCGACGAGGGGGCGCGGAAATTCTACGACAGCCACAGCTTCGCGGTCGAAGAACGCCTCGAAGACTACTATAAAAGCGGTGACGGCCTGTTGCTCGTCCGCGACTCAGGCGAGTAA
- a CDS encoding DMT family transporter codes for MNHRFGTVSLFALLATLWGLSFLAITVGLKTLEPVVFAAFRYDVAAVLLLGFALVAKTDWRPTGRANLSAIAGGGLFLVAANAFLFIGQQTVPSGVAAIMQSLVPIMTSLWALGLLPEERVSPVGAVGILLGFVGVVLIVRPDPSNLLGSSVVGRLLIFLQVSGVALGGVLVQRAKPTLDKAALSGWSMLLGGLILHAISTLIGEPFSLPETVETAAAVAYLGIFATAVAFFIYFTLLEVRGALETSLVAYLVPVVATIVGVVVLGEEITMLTVLGFLVVFAGFLVLKREAIADLVRGTRRETVQS; via the coding sequence GTGAACCACCGTTTCGGAACCGTCTCCCTCTTCGCCCTCCTCGCAACCCTCTGGGGTCTGTCGTTTCTCGCCATCACCGTCGGCCTGAAAACGCTCGAACCCGTGGTGTTCGCGGCGTTTCGCTACGACGTAGCCGCCGTCCTCTTGCTCGGCTTCGCGCTGGTCGCGAAAACTGATTGGCGACCGACGGGCCGGGCGAACCTCTCCGCCATCGCGGGCGGCGGCCTGTTTCTCGTCGCCGCGAACGCCTTCCTCTTCATCGGCCAGCAGACAGTGCCGAGCGGCGTGGCCGCCATCATGCAGAGCCTCGTTCCCATCATGACCTCGCTCTGGGCGCTCGGCCTGTTGCCGGAAGAACGCGTCTCGCCGGTCGGTGCGGTCGGCATCCTCCTCGGATTCGTCGGCGTGGTGCTCATCGTCCGGCCGGACCCGTCGAACCTGCTCGGGTCGAGCGTGGTCGGCCGACTCCTCATCTTCCTGCAAGTCTCCGGGGTTGCCCTCGGCGGCGTGCTCGTCCAGCGGGCCAAACCGACGCTCGACAAAGCTGCCCTCTCGGGGTGGTCGATGCTCCTCGGCGGCCTCATCCTTCACGCGATTAGCACCCTCATCGGCGAGCCGTTCTCGCTGCCAGAGACGGTCGAGACCGCCGCCGCCGTTGCCTACCTCGGTATCTTCGCAACCGCCGTCGCCTTCTTCATCTACTTCACGCTGCTCGAAGTCCGCGGCGCACTCGAAACGTCGCTCGTCGCCTACCTCGTCCCCGTCGTCGCGACGATTGTGGGAGTGGTCGTGCTCGGCGAGGAGATTACGATGCTCACAGTCCTTGGCTTCCTCGTCGTTTTCGCCGGCTTCCTCGTGCTCAAACGCGAGGCGATAGCCGACCTGGTCCGCGGGACGCGGCGTGAAACAGTACAGAGTTGA
- a CDS encoding bifunctional precorrin-2 dehydrogenase/sirohydrochlorin ferrochelatase, translated as MIPLFHDFHGETVLVFGGGAVGARKARRFAREATVVVVSPDFSAGSYGGAAKVRAAPTLAAVGGWLDRIDPILVVAATDEPALNAAIEDAARERRILVNRTDVSGEREAGSVVVPATVDDDPVTVAISTGASSPALAKYLRERIEADVEGAGEMAELTATLRLELQSAKVAPAARRDAIRAVVNSDRVWKALGSGKAKARNEAQTVIDETLVGGDSDA; from the coding sequence ATGATACCACTGTTTCACGACTTCCACGGCGAGACGGTCCTCGTGTTCGGCGGCGGTGCCGTCGGCGCACGGAAAGCCCGCCGTTTCGCCCGTGAGGCGACCGTGGTCGTCGTGAGCCCGGACTTTTCGGCCGGTTCCTACGGCGGCGCGGCGAAAGTTCGCGCCGCACCGACACTGGCCGCGGTCGGCGGCTGGCTCGACCGCATCGACCCCATCCTCGTCGTCGCGGCGACCGACGAACCCGCGCTCAACGCCGCCATCGAGGACGCCGCCCGCGAGCGGCGCATCCTCGTCAATCGCACCGACGTTTCCGGCGAGCGGGAGGCGGGCAGTGTGGTGGTTCCGGCGACTGTCGACGACGACCCCGTCACAGTGGCAATCTCGACGGGAGCATCGAGTCCAGCACTCGCGAAGTACCTGCGAGAACGCATCGAGGCAGACGTCGAAGGAGCAGGCGAAATGGCCGAACTGACCGCGACGTTGCGCCTCGAACTCCAGTCGGCCAAGGTCGCCCCGGCGGCCCGTCGGGACGCCATCCGCGCAGTCGTCAATTCTGACCGCGTTTGGAAGGCTTTAGGTAGTGGGAAGGCAAAGGCCCGCAACGAGGCACAGACCGTGATAGACGAGACTCTCGTTGGTGGTGATTCTGATGCGTGA